Proteins from a genomic interval of Leeia speluncae:
- a CDS encoding chemotaxis protein CheW, giving the protein MDNSAVDHHMNGSNEYLVFTLGKEEYGIDILKVQEIRGYDTVTSIANSPEFIKGVINLRGTIVPIVDLRIKFHLGNVTYNQFTVVIILNIANRVVGIVVDGVSDVITLASEQIRPAPEFGSTLNTEYIQGLGTVEERMIILTDIEKLMTSGEMMLVESVAV; this is encoded by the coding sequence ATGGATAATTCCGCTGTAGACCATCACATGAATGGTAGCAACGAATACTTGGTATTCACGCTCGGTAAAGAAGAATATGGAATTGATATTCTGAAAGTGCAGGAAATTCGCGGCTACGATACCGTGACCAGTATTGCGAACTCGCCAGAGTTTATTAAAGGGGTGATCAATCTCCGCGGTACGATCGTACCGATTGTGGACCTGCGGATTAAGTTTCATCTAGGAAACGTAACGTACAACCAATTTACGGTAGTGATTATTTTAAATATCGCAAACCGTGTGGTGGGTATTGTGGTGGATGGCGTGTCGGATGTGATTACGCTGGCATCTGAGCAAATTCGCCCTGCGCCAGAATTTGGTTCTACGCTAAACACAGAGTACATCCAAGGTCTTGGTACGGTTGAAGAACGAATGATTATTCTGACGGATATTGAAAAGCTAATGACTAGTGGTGAAATGATGCTGGTCGAAAGTGTTGCAGTGTAA
- a CDS encoding methyl-accepting chemotaxis protein — translation MLKSNSWLNRYSIAQQLWILIASFVFSLLLLGGVMTATLKEVQVGGPIFKQVADGKDLVADILPPPAYLIEAWQVTLELAVTSSPKDKAVLVAKSHQLRKDFDAREVYWQEVLSDGKLKEVFLKGAYPAGRAFLNLRDQAYLPAIERNDVASAQALLPKLKALYLAHRAKIDEVVEMANARVTGDEASAHDVINSRSITLVGVGCLLLVVIMWLGQAIAKQVKRSIGGDLREAARVVANVANGDLESKIPLVTQDTQSLMFNLQRMQSSLLAAQRQARENARIRRALDAVSSNVRITDEHGIVLYANQKLHTTIKQLEVGIRQKLPSFQASQFIGMDITKLYDDTMSDGRSAQSLRQERTSLMNIGGRTFEVKTAPVFDEQQQLIGTIGEWHDQTDLLKVQEEVRLVIDAAKQGHFNQRISVNGKDGFFLTLSESMNTLLASTESALSELGGVLSALANGDLTVKMHSQYEGMLAQLKEDCNQTIDQLAEIVSQISYSTNSIHSASQEIATGNFDLGRRTEKQAASIEETAASMEELTGTVKKNAENAHQANELASGASIVAGHGGEAVENVVSTMNEINQSARKIVDIISVIDGIAFQTNILALNAAVEAARAGEQGKGFAVVASEVRGLAQRSATAAKEIKKLINDSVSKTDSGTKLVNQAGETIKKVVVSVKRVTDIMGEITEASAEQSAGIQHVNQTVSQMDAAIQQNASLVEEASTAASSLKEQAENLQQLVSRFKLTVNNQVNVRGNVPRLASLTVKKPVGEQDSWASY, via the coding sequence ATGTTGAAGTCTAATAGTTGGTTAAATCGTTACTCTATTGCACAGCAATTATGGATCTTAATTGCAAGCTTTGTGTTTTCATTGCTATTGCTAGGTGGTGTCATGACTGCCACGCTAAAAGAGGTTCAAGTTGGCGGCCCAATTTTTAAGCAAGTAGCAGACGGTAAAGATTTAGTCGCAGATATTTTGCCTCCCCCTGCGTATTTAATCGAAGCGTGGCAAGTAACCTTGGAGTTAGCTGTCACTTCTTCTCCAAAAGATAAAGCAGTATTAGTGGCAAAAAGCCACCAGCTAAGAAAAGACTTTGATGCCAGAGAAGTTTATTGGCAAGAGGTGTTGTCAGACGGCAAGCTGAAAGAAGTGTTTCTGAAAGGTGCATACCCTGCCGGTCGTGCCTTTCTGAATCTAAGAGATCAGGCGTACCTGCCAGCAATAGAACGCAATGATGTTGCTTCTGCGCAAGCGTTATTACCAAAATTAAAAGCACTTTACTTGGCTCATCGCGCAAAGATTGATGAAGTCGTAGAAATGGCCAATGCGCGTGTGACAGGAGATGAAGCATCCGCGCATGATGTGATCAACAGTCGTTCAATTACCTTAGTCGGCGTGGGTTGTCTGCTATTGGTTGTCATTATGTGGTTAGGGCAAGCAATTGCAAAGCAAGTAAAAAGAAGTATCGGGGGCGATTTACGAGAGGCAGCTCGCGTCGTGGCGAATGTGGCAAATGGTGATTTAGAAAGCAAAATCCCGTTAGTGACGCAAGATACACAAAGCTTAATGTTTAATTTGCAGCGCATGCAGTCTTCATTACTCGCTGCGCAACGGCAAGCCAGAGAAAATGCGCGGATTCGACGTGCACTAGATGCAGTAAGCTCAAATGTGCGTATTACAGATGAACACGGAATTGTGTTGTATGCCAATCAAAAGTTACATACAACAATTAAACAATTAGAAGTAGGTATTCGGCAAAAACTGCCATCTTTCCAAGCCTCACAGTTTATTGGAATGGATATCACTAAACTGTACGATGACACAATGTCAGACGGGCGCTCGGCGCAATCGCTACGACAAGAGCGAACATCACTAATGAATATTGGTGGTAGGACGTTTGAAGTAAAAACTGCGCCTGTTTTTGACGAACAACAGCAATTGATTGGCACGATTGGCGAGTGGCATGACCAAACCGACTTGTTAAAGGTGCAAGAAGAAGTAAGATTAGTGATTGATGCGGCTAAGCAAGGCCATTTCAATCAACGTATTTCTGTGAATGGTAAAGATGGCTTTTTTCTGACGTTGTCAGAATCGATGAATACGCTCTTGGCGTCTACAGAGAGTGCGCTATCGGAATTAGGTGGCGTGCTTTCCGCGTTAGCCAATGGTGATTTAACCGTTAAGATGCACAGCCAATATGAAGGTATGTTGGCTCAATTGAAAGAGGACTGTAACCAAACGATCGATCAACTAGCAGAGATCGTTTCGCAAATTAGTTACTCCACCAACTCCATTCATTCTGCATCGCAAGAGATTGCCACAGGGAACTTTGACTTAGGCCGTCGGACGGAAAAACAAGCAGCAAGCATTGAAGAAACGGCTGCCAGCATGGAAGAGCTGACGGGCACTGTTAAAAAGAATGCTGAAAATGCACATCAAGCAAATGAATTAGCTTCTGGTGCATCTATTGTGGCAGGTCACGGTGGAGAAGCGGTTGAAAATGTCGTTTCAACAATGAACGAAATTAATCAATCAGCAAGAAAGATTGTAGACATTATCAGTGTGATTGATGGTATTGCATTTCAAACTAATATTTTGGCACTCAATGCAGCGGTAGAGGCTGCTAGAGCAGGTGAGCAGGGTAAAGGGTTTGCCGTCGTGGCAAGTGAGGTAAGGGGGCTGGCTCAGCGTTCCGCAACCGCAGCTAAAGAAATTAAAAAACTGATTAACGACTCGGTTTCTAAAACAGATAGCGGCACAAAACTAGTTAACCAAGCAGGGGAAACCATTAAAAAAGTCGTGGTCTCTGTTAAACGTGTGACGGATATTATGGGTGAAATCACGGAAGCCAGTGCGGAACAAAGCGCAGGCATTCAGCATGTCAACCAAACCGTTTCGCAAATGGATGCCGCCATTCAACAAAATGCCTCCTTGGTAGAGGAAGCAAGTACGGCAGCAAGTAGCCTGAAAGAACAAGCTGAGAATCTACAGCAGTTAGTCAGTCGATTTAAACTGACAGTGAATAATCAAGTGAATGTCAGAGGCAACGTCCCCAGGTTGGCCTCGTTGACAGTGAAAAAACCGGTAGGTGAGCAAGATTCATGGGCTAGCTACTAA
- a CDS encoding methyl-accepting chemotaxis protein — protein MSLFQNLFGQAEKQAMQDKLGEMQAVLTALHRVQAVIEFTPEGKILTANQNFLSVLGYTLEEIQGKHHSMFVEPSYSSSMEYRMFWEKLGRGEFDAAQYKRIAKGGKEIWIQASYNPVFDSHGKLTKVVKFATDITAGKIQEADNSGQLAAINKAQAVISFELNGTIVDANENFLSTLGYTLSEVKGRHHSMFVEDSYKSSPDYRAFWEKLGRGEYDAGRYKRIGKGGKEVWIQASYNPILDLNGRPYKVVKFATDVTEQVLGARALELAVERSLAVVNAAKENDLTQSIDMNGISGPVSTLCSGINELLSSIGGVLIEVQQAAMAVDAASSEIASGNQNLSQRTEEQAANLEETASSMEELTSTVKQNAENAKQANQLAKGASDIAVQGGKVVGQVVNTMSDISTASKKVVDIIGVIDGIAFQTNILALNAAVEAARAGEQGRGFAVVASEVRTLAQRSAAAAKEIKELIGNSVEKTESGARLVDEAGRTIDEVVMAVKRVTDLMSEISAASLEQSTGIEQVNQAVTQLDDTTQQNAALVEEAAAAAESLQDQSQSLFNMVAAFQLNGGDTVVSRGKPAMLSKPAARVMAKPARAASPSAASLSKPKLDTGDEWEEF, from the coding sequence ATGTCTTTATTCCAGAATCTATTTGGCCAAGCAGAAAAGCAGGCCATGCAAGACAAGCTTGGGGAAATGCAGGCGGTGTTAACAGCGCTTCATCGCGTACAAGCAGTCATTGAGTTTACCCCAGAGGGAAAAATTCTAACGGCTAACCAAAACTTTTTGTCAGTTCTGGGATACACCTTAGAAGAGATTCAAGGTAAGCATCACAGCATGTTTGTTGAGCCTTCGTATAGCAGTTCGATGGAATACCGCATGTTCTGGGAAAAACTAGGACGTGGCGAATTTGATGCTGCACAGTACAAGCGGATCGCTAAAGGCGGAAAAGAAATCTGGATTCAAGCTAGCTATAACCCAGTATTCGACAGCCACGGCAAACTAACTAAGGTAGTGAAGTTCGCTACGGATATCACCGCTGGCAAAATCCAAGAAGCTGATAATTCAGGGCAGTTAGCAGCCATTAATAAAGCCCAAGCAGTGATTAGTTTTGAATTAAACGGCACGATCGTCGACGCTAACGAAAACTTCCTAAGCACCTTAGGCTACACACTGTCTGAAGTGAAAGGCCGTCACCACAGTATGTTTGTAGAAGATAGCTACAAATCCTCTCCCGATTACCGCGCCTTCTGGGAAAAACTTGGACGTGGTGAATACGATGCAGGCCGTTACAAGCGTATTGGCAAAGGCGGCAAAGAAGTTTGGATTCAGGCGAGTTACAACCCAATTTTGGATCTAAATGGCCGCCCATACAAAGTAGTGAAGTTTGCGACTGATGTGACTGAGCAAGTACTTGGCGCACGTGCACTAGAGCTTGCCGTAGAGCGTTCCCTTGCTGTCGTAAATGCCGCCAAAGAGAATGACTTAACCCAGTCAATTGATATGAATGGTATCTCTGGCCCTGTATCTACCTTATGCAGCGGCATTAACGAACTACTTAGCAGTATTGGTGGCGTGTTAATTGAAGTGCAACAAGCCGCCATGGCGGTGGATGCTGCGTCTAGTGAGATTGCGAGTGGTAACCAAAACCTTAGCCAACGCACAGAAGAGCAAGCTGCCAACCTAGAAGAAACGGCTTCTAGTATGGAAGAACTAACCAGTACCGTGAAACAAAACGCAGAAAATGCAAAACAAGCCAACCAGTTGGCAAAAGGTGCATCTGATATTGCGGTACAAGGCGGTAAAGTGGTTGGACAAGTAGTGAATACCATGTCGGACATTAGTACAGCTTCTAAAAAGGTAGTGGATATTATTGGTGTGATCGATGGTATCGCTTTCCAAACCAACATCCTTGCGCTAAATGCTGCGGTGGAAGCGGCGCGAGCAGGAGAACAAGGTCGCGGCTTTGCGGTGGTGGCAAGTGAAGTACGTACGCTAGCGCAGCGCTCTGCGGCGGCCGCAAAAGAGATTAAAGAATTAATTGGTAACTCGGTTGAGAAAACCGAATCCGGCGCAAGGCTAGTTGATGAAGCTGGGCGAACCATTGATGAAGTGGTGATGGCGGTAAAACGCGTTACCGATCTCATGTCAGAAATCTCTGCCGCTAGCTTGGAACAAAGTACGGGTATCGAGCAAGTAAACCAGGCGGTTACTCAGCTAGATGATACGACTCAGCAAAACGCGGCTTTAGTAGAAGAAGCGGCAGCTGCAGCGGAAAGTCTACAAGATCAGTCACAATCTTTATTTAATATGGTAGCAGCGTTCCAGTTAAACGGTGGCGACACGGTAGTTAGCCGTGGCAAACCTGCGATGCTGTCTAAACCAGCTGCCAGAGTGATGGCAAAACCTGCAAGAGCCGCTTCACCTTCTGCTGCGAGTTTATCTAAACCGAAGCTAGACACAGGTGACGAGTGGGAAGAGTTCTAA
- a CDS encoding methyl-accepting chemotaxis protein, with the protein MSFSNLKIGTRLGFSFVIVLAMLAGLGVFSLTQLSSLNGDANEIGKNWLPSVEASSTVNGELYRMRQREYRLVVEKNSASAQKALKESNTGVEVAMANYEKLITEPEEKATYAEAKKVYATHLQNQGSLVDALSAGQQEQAEAIISGEMRTNFTNLTLLFNKLVKINHDGSVKSVASADEVFNQSTKLVIAVIIIALAIGTLLAILITRSITKPLAKAVEVANAVSHGQLDVQVRASGKDETATLLRSMQSMIATLQQFVAAQEEMKSQHDQGAISFRIDSRRFEGRFAAMANLVNELVAAHIAVKMRIVDVVTEYAKGNLSVDMDRLPGEKAKITTAIDGVKTSLQQVNAQIKELVTAANNGNFTARGDAAKYQYEFREMVEGLNSLMSTSDKGLTEVGRVLKALAQGDLTQRIDGDYRGTFKQLKDDSNETAEKLSEIVTQIREATDTINTAAKEIAAGNQNLSQRTEQQAASLEETASSMEELTGTVKQNADNARQANQLARGASDIAVKGGEVVGQVVKTMDDINNASRKIVDIISVIDGIAFQTNILALNAAVEAARAGEQGRGFAVVASEVRTLAQRSAAAAKEIKGLINDSVEKADLGAKLVNEAGGTMDEVVTSVKRVTDIMSEIASASVEQSTGIEQVNTTITQMDDVTQQNAALVEEAAAAAESLEEQAQSLAMAVAAFRLSQSNGRFIGNQTNTTRAMPNAVVKRPSAPSAASSIPKLSKAELEGDWEEF; encoded by the coding sequence ATGTCGTTCTCGAATTTGAAAATTGGCACTCGGTTAGGATTTTCATTTGTAATTGTTTTGGCCATGTTGGCGGGGTTAGGTGTATTTTCATTGACGCAGCTTAGCTCGTTAAATGGCGATGCAAATGAAATTGGGAAAAACTGGTTGCCAAGTGTTGAAGCAAGTTCGACAGTAAATGGCGAGTTGTACCGCATGCGGCAACGTGAGTATCGTTTGGTTGTAGAGAAAAACTCTGCATCTGCACAAAAAGCATTGAAAGAGTCAAATACCGGCGTTGAAGTCGCTATGGCCAATTATGAAAAGCTGATTACAGAACCAGAAGAAAAAGCGACTTACGCAGAGGCAAAAAAAGTATACGCGACTCATTTGCAGAATCAGGGTTCATTAGTAGATGCATTAAGTGCAGGCCAGCAAGAGCAAGCAGAAGCGATTATTTCTGGTGAAATGCGTACAAACTTCACCAACTTGACCTTGCTGTTCAATAAGCTGGTCAAAATTAATCATGATGGGTCTGTAAAGTCTGTTGCTTCTGCTGATGAGGTATTTAATCAATCGACAAAGTTAGTGATTGCCGTGATTATCATTGCTTTGGCAATTGGCACTTTGCTCGCGATTTTGATTACCCGTTCTATCACCAAGCCATTGGCGAAGGCAGTTGAAGTTGCAAATGCGGTGTCGCATGGTCAACTCGATGTACAAGTACGTGCGAGTGGAAAAGATGAAACCGCCACGCTGCTAAGAAGCATGCAAAGCATGATTGCCACCTTGCAGCAGTTTGTTGCTGCGCAAGAGGAAATGAAATCACAGCATGATCAAGGTGCCATTAGCTTCCGTATAGATAGCCGCCGCTTCGAAGGCCGATTTGCCGCCATGGCAAACTTGGTAAATGAGCTAGTTGCAGCACACATCGCCGTCAAAATGCGGATTGTGGATGTGGTGACGGAATACGCAAAAGGTAATCTGTCTGTAGATATGGATCGCCTACCTGGTGAAAAGGCTAAAATCACGACCGCCATTGATGGTGTGAAGACCAGCCTCCAACAAGTCAATGCACAAATCAAAGAGCTAGTCACTGCAGCGAATAATGGTAACTTCACTGCGCGTGGCGATGCAGCCAAATATCAATATGAATTCCGTGAAATGGTAGAGGGGCTAAATAGCCTGATGTCTACTAGCGACAAAGGCTTGACTGAGGTTGGACGTGTATTAAAAGCGTTGGCTCAAGGTGATCTTACCCAACGTATCGATGGTGACTATCGTGGCACCTTCAAGCAGTTGAAGGACGATAGTAACGAAACGGCAGAAAAACTTTCTGAAATTGTGACTCAGATTCGTGAAGCGACAGATACGATTAATACTGCGGCAAAAGAAATTGCCGCAGGTAACCAGAATTTAAGCCAGCGTACAGAACAACAAGCAGCCAGCCTAGAAGAAACTGCTTCTAGCATGGAAGAACTCACTGGTACTGTGAAACAAAATGCAGACAATGCTCGTCAAGCAAATCAGCTTGCTCGTGGCGCTTCTGACATTGCAGTCAAAGGTGGGGAAGTGGTTGGTCAAGTGGTCAAAACAATGGATGACATCAACAATGCTTCGCGCAAAATTGTCGATATTATCAGTGTGATTGATGGTATTGCGTTCCAAACCAATATTTTGGCGTTAAACGCAGCGGTGGAAGCGGCACGTGCAGGCGAACAAGGGCGTGGGTTCGCCGTCGTGGCGAGTGAAGTACGTACCTTGGCACAACGTTCTGCAGCAGCGGCAAAAGAAATTAAAGGCCTGATCAATGATTCGGTAGAAAAAGCCGACTTAGGTGCCAAACTCGTGAATGAAGCAGGGGGCACGATGGACGAGGTGGTTACATCCGTTAAACGCGTGACCGACATTATGAGCGAAATTGCATCTGCTAGCGTAGAGCAAAGCACGGGTATCGAGCAGGTGAATACCACCATCACCCAAATGGATGATGTGACTCAGCAGAATGCTGCATTAGTAGAAGAAGCGGCTGCTGCAGCAGAAAGCCTGGAAGAGCAAGCACAATCATTAGCGATGGCAGTTGCCGCATTCCGCTTGTCACAATCCAATGGACGATTCATAGGTAATCAGACAAATACAACAAGAGCAATGCCTAATGCCGTGGTCAAACGACCATCGGCGCCGTCAGCGGCATCTAGCATCCCGAAATTATCTAAAGCTGAGCTAGAAGGTGATTGGGAAGAGTTTTAA
- a CDS encoding methyl-accepting chemotaxis protein, with protein sequence MSSSQQKSLKTQLVQFGTGISILLAALLVVCLILLYRLDHRVKVEFPNAREFGELTLKARYHAVQVQQFLTDVSATGDRGGFEEAKSNRDELLKNIDAAKILRPDLATQLDEIKDAANSTYSTGVEMANGYLSGGQAVGNAIMKRPSTGFDERSAALTEKMAALDKFADEYFEKIKSESATDSTQMGIGLLGGLLAAILIFVVAVSKLYKRIHRQLGGEPELLANAALEIAQGKLGQELPVEKGDSTSVMAQMQVMQVELRKTAVMALENARIRQALNSVNTSVMIADQDRNITFINKAQEAMLISLNDQLRKELSQFDAYNVIGKNIDIFHKNPSYQQQMLARLTKTHVANIVVGALHFRLTMNPIKDANGASIGTVVEWANRTLEVQTEEEIESVITAAASGDFSVRMETNTKQGFFKTLAETTNRLLDNTEKALNELADVFSALSRGDLTQRMASDFSGTLGQLKADSNSTIDRLTDIVIQIKEATDTITIASKEIAAGNQNLSSRTEQQAASLEETASSMEELTGTVKQNADNARTANQLARGASDIAVKGGDVVGQVVKTMDDINNASRKIVDIISVIDGIAFQTNILALNAAVEAARAGEQGRGFAVVASEVRTLAQRSAAAAKEIKGLINDSVEKTDQGARLVDEAGHTMGEIVTAVKRVTDIMSEIASASIEQSAGIEQVNQTVTQMDDATQQNAALVEQAAAAAESLDEQTQSLSMSVAAFKLERGGAVTTRRAPAPSMATSSNTAPAVAKRAPSTGVSFPAKDEDGEWEEF encoded by the coding sequence ATGTCTAGTTCACAACAAAAAAGTCTGAAAACGCAGCTGGTGCAATTTGGCACTGGTATCTCTATTTTGCTAGCAGCGTTGCTAGTGGTCTGTCTTATTCTGCTATACAGGCTCGATCATCGCGTAAAAGTAGAGTTTCCCAATGCCAGAGAGTTTGGCGAGTTAACGTTAAAAGCTCGTTACCATGCCGTTCAAGTGCAGCAATTCTTGACTGACGTGAGTGCAACAGGGGATCGTGGCGGCTTTGAAGAGGCAAAATCAAACCGCGATGAACTACTCAAAAATATCGACGCAGCAAAAATATTAAGGCCAGATTTAGCCACTCAGCTAGATGAGATCAAAGATGCGGCAAACAGCACTTATTCTACTGGTGTTGAAATGGCAAATGGTTACCTGAGTGGTGGCCAAGCGGTTGGCAATGCAATCATGAAACGTCCATCAACCGGTTTTGATGAGCGTTCTGCTGCATTAACAGAAAAAATGGCCGCATTAGATAAATTTGCGGATGAGTATTTTGAAAAGATTAAGTCTGAATCTGCTACAGATTCTACCCAGATGGGTATCGGCTTACTGGGTGGATTACTCGCGGCCATTCTCATCTTTGTCGTTGCTGTATCGAAACTGTACAAACGCATTCATCGCCAATTGGGTGGCGAGCCAGAGCTACTAGCAAATGCAGCGCTAGAAATTGCACAAGGTAAATTGGGGCAGGAGCTACCGGTAGAAAAAGGCGACTCGACAAGCGTTATGGCGCAAATGCAGGTGATGCAGGTAGAGCTTCGCAAAACGGCTGTGATGGCGTTAGAAAATGCACGTATTCGTCAAGCGTTGAATTCAGTGAATACCAGTGTGATGATTGCAGATCAAGATCGAAACATTACTTTTATCAACAAAGCACAAGAAGCGATGTTGATTTCACTGAATGATCAACTTCGTAAAGAGTTGTCACAGTTTGATGCTTACAATGTCATTGGCAAAAACATCGATATTTTCCACAAAAATCCAAGTTACCAGCAACAAATGTTGGCGCGACTAACAAAAACGCATGTGGCGAATATTGTTGTCGGGGCACTACATTTCCGTCTGACCATGAACCCAATTAAAGATGCGAATGGCGCTTCGATTGGTACAGTAGTGGAATGGGCTAACCGTACATTAGAAGTGCAAACAGAAGAAGAAATTGAGAGTGTAATTACTGCAGCTGCAAGTGGTGATTTCTCTGTTCGCATGGAAACCAATACAAAACAAGGTTTCTTTAAAACCTTGGCAGAAACCACTAATCGCTTACTAGACAATACGGAAAAAGCGCTGAATGAACTGGCGGATGTCTTTAGTGCCTTGTCGCGTGGGGATCTTACCCAACGGATGGCGAGTGATTTCTCAGGCACATTGGGCCAACTGAAAGCCGATAGTAATAGTACGATTGATCGACTAACCGATATCGTTATCCAGATTAAAGAAGCGACAGATACCATCACAATTGCTTCAAAAGAAATTGCTGCAGGTAACCAAAACCTAAGCAGCAGAACTGAACAGCAAGCTGCCAGCCTAGAAGAAACCGCTTCTAGTATGGAAGAGCTAACCGGTACGGTAAAACAGAATGCGGACAATGCCCGCACGGCAAACCAGCTTGCTCGCGGCGCATCAGATATCGCAGTGAAAGGTGGTGATGTAGTTGGTCAAGTAGTGAAAACCATGGACGACATCAATAATGCCTCTCGCAAGATCGTTGATATTATTAGCGTGATTGATGGCATTGCCTTCCAAACCAATATTTTGGCCTTGAATGCCGCGGTAGAGGCTGCTCGTGCAGGTGAACAAGGCCGTGGTTTTGCGGTGGTGGCGAGTGAAGTACGTACATTGGCACAACGCTCTGCTGCTGCGGCCAAAGAAATTAAAGGCCTGATTAATGATTCGGTTGAGAAGACCGATCAAGGGGCTAGGTTGGTCGATGAGGCAGGTCACACGATGGGTGAAATTGTGACTGCGGTGAAGCGCGTGACCGACATCATGAGCGAAATCGCTTCTGCTAGCATTGAGCAAAGCGCGGGCATCGAGCAAGTAAACCAAACTGTTACTCAAATGGATGATGCAACCCAGCAAAATGCTGCTTTGGTAGAACAAGCAGCGGCTGCCGCAGAGAGCCTAGATGAGCAAACTCAGTCATTATCTATGTCAGTTGCCGCCTTTAAACTAGAGCGTGGTGGAGCGGTAACAACAAGAAGAGCACCAGCACCTTCGATGGCTACGAGTTCAAACACTGCGCCAGCTGTCGCGAAGCGAGCCCCAAGTACCGGTGTCTCCTTTCCGGCCAAAGATGAAGATGGTGAATGGGAGGAATTTTAA